From Saccharothrix espanaensis DSM 44229, the proteins below share one genomic window:
- a CDS encoding VOC family protein, with translation MLTTNYTPGVPNWIDLGSPDIDGAVAFYTGVFGWEFQSLGPEAGGYGFFRQDGRTVAALGPLTDGEAVAAWTVYFQTADADATAKAVVEAGGKVRVDPFDVFTNGRMAQLTDPGEAEFAIWQPGDTDGLDLVGALGSLSWVELQSPDVEAAQAFYRAVLGWTAARTPVAGGQYTVFTPAGGGENSEVAGVAEVPEGHPPHWLPYFEVADVDAAAVRTEEFGGTVVLPAVDVDGVGRLAWLADRYSAKFAVVTSVPA, from the coding sequence TTGCTCACCACCAACTACACCCCCGGCGTGCCCAACTGGATCGACCTCGGCAGTCCCGACATCGACGGGGCGGTCGCGTTCTACACCGGGGTGTTCGGCTGGGAATTCCAGTCCCTGGGCCCGGAAGCGGGCGGCTACGGCTTCTTCCGGCAGGACGGGAGGACCGTCGCCGCGCTCGGCCCGCTGACCGACGGCGAGGCGGTCGCCGCGTGGACCGTCTACTTCCAGACCGCCGACGCCGACGCCACCGCGAAAGCCGTGGTCGAGGCGGGCGGCAAGGTGCGGGTGGACCCGTTCGACGTGTTCACCAACGGCCGGATGGCCCAGCTCACCGATCCCGGCGAGGCGGAGTTCGCCATCTGGCAGCCCGGCGACACCGACGGCCTGGACCTGGTCGGCGCACTCGGCTCGCTGAGCTGGGTCGAACTCCAGAGCCCGGACGTCGAGGCGGCCCAGGCGTTCTACCGCGCCGTGCTCGGCTGGACCGCGGCGCGGACGCCGGTCGCGGGCGGCCAGTACACCGTGTTCACCCCCGCCGGCGGCGGCGAGAACAGCGAGGTCGCCGGGGTGGCCGAGGTGCCGGAGGGACACCCGCCGCACTGGCTGCCCTACTTCGAGGTGGCCGACGTCGACGCGGCGGCGGTGCGGACCGAGGAGTTCGGCGGCACGGTCGTGCTGCCGGCGGTCGACGTCGACGGCGTGGGCCGGCTCGCGTGGCTGGCCGACCGGTACAGCGCCAAGTTCGCGGTCGTCACCAGCGTCCCGGCCTGA
- a CDS encoding ACP synthase, with amino-acid sequence MTVAHDDPHVTGLFERMAALVTDQAGDPAAIHEELTELAVANAPDVARYWKQVGTGVGVPDTAYKDGGPHLFPDEPPVRVFRTSGTTGSVRGVVRYSRLGLVLKGLAVKANARRHLLVDGVRPVVVRFAPTERAAPDMAIAFDMARIQEECGDPELSTAVIGASGVDYPLLARTLDAAVATGRPVVLIGATFAFVNICDRLEAEGRRWELPAGSRMYDGGGFKGRSRVVPVDELRATVRRVFGVGGFGNIFGMTELANQHFDGADVPVGPLGERPKESRPVAGPRVRDPRTREYLAHGPGLLEITDLSLLDRPHVLLTGDVGIATAHGVAIAGRIAGSTSRGCSLSLDEMTGGR; translated from the coding sequence ATGACCGTCGCGCACGACGACCCGCACGTGACCGGGCTGTTCGAGCGGATGGCCGCCCTGGTCACCGACCAGGCCGGCGATCCGGCCGCGATCCACGAGGAGCTCACCGAACTGGCCGTGGCCAACGCCCCGGACGTGGCGCGGTACTGGAAGCAGGTCGGCACCGGGGTGGGGGTGCCCGACACCGCCTACAAGGACGGCGGCCCGCACCTGTTCCCGGACGAGCCGCCGGTGCGGGTGTTCCGGACCAGCGGGACGACCGGCTCGGTCCGGGGCGTGGTCCGCTACTCCCGGCTCGGCCTGGTGCTCAAGGGTCTGGCGGTCAAGGCCAACGCCCGCCGCCACCTCCTGGTCGACGGGGTGAGACCCGTCGTGGTCCGGTTCGCGCCGACCGAGCGGGCCGCGCCGGACATGGCCATCGCGTTCGACATGGCCCGCATCCAGGAGGAGTGCGGCGACCCGGAGCTGAGCACGGCGGTGATCGGCGCGTCCGGTGTGGACTACCCGCTGCTGGCCCGGACGCTGGACGCGGCGGTCGCCACGGGACGCCCGGTGGTGCTGATCGGCGCGACCTTCGCCTTCGTCAACATCTGCGACCGGCTGGAGGCCGAGGGCCGGCGGTGGGAGCTGCCGGCCGGGTCGCGGATGTACGACGGCGGCGGGTTCAAGGGCCGCTCCCGCGTGGTGCCGGTGGACGAGCTGCGCGCCACCGTCCGCCGGGTGTTCGGCGTCGGGGGCTTCGGCAACATCTTCGGCATGACCGAGCTGGCCAACCAGCACTTCGACGGCGCGGACGTGCCGGTCGGACCGCTGGGGGAGCGGCCCAAGGAGTCGCGGCCGGTCGCCGGGCCCCGGGTCCGCGACCCGCGCACCCGCGAGTACCTCGCGCACGGCCCGGGACTGCTGGAGATCACCGACCTGTCGTTGCTGGACCGCCCGCACGTCCTGCTGACCGGCGACGTCGGCATCGCCACCGCGCACGGCGTCGCGATCGCCGGGCGGATCGCGGGCAGCACCAGCCGGGGCTGCTCGCTGTCGCTGGACGAGATGACCGGGGGCCGCTGA
- a CDS encoding acyl-CoA reductase — translation MSVSWIPEHVTGPTEPFTLTSGPHAWHGARPTDWAAVGADLRRAHERLRELPVRRIVDALDLAAARWADRDFPERRAAVAAAAQVTGMSTETVDRALDSELGTLRAPSLIAALQRELGDPEVLDGFRAGTTAIGPRVVLAVFSGNVPGLPARSLARALLVKAALIAKIPAKEPNFTAAFLRTLHEVQPLLADAVVATYWGRADDATMSAALEQADAVVAYGSDQACAAVRAKVAPHQIYEEHGHKLSFGVIGDEYFRLHGPVEVARRIAADCSDLDQHACLSPQVYLVAAPHARAVAEHVAHAMRRTAADCPPGTVADHDATVLQHRRLVAEWRAASTPTGEVWAADGLEWTVVLDDELLPLSGAGNRVARIVAVPDVAAAVDVMRPYARYLQNVGLGAVGEEFRRAAEELARLGASRLAEPGTMSRAGMEWRHDGQPRIAGLLRWCDVEHGNWSTAVPAGVVP, via the coding sequence ATGAGCGTGTCCTGGATCCCCGAGCACGTCACGGGCCCGACCGAGCCGTTCACCCTCACTTCCGGGCCGCACGCGTGGCACGGCGCGCGCCCCACCGACTGGGCCGCAGTCGGAGCCGACCTGCGCCGGGCGCATGAACGGCTGCGCGAACTGCCGGTGCGCCGGATCGTCGACGCCCTCGACCTGGCCGCCGCGCGCTGGGCCGACCGCGACTTCCCGGAGCGCCGCGCGGCCGTGGCCGCCGCCGCGCAGGTCACCGGCATGTCCACCGAGACCGTGGACCGCGCCCTGGACTCCGAACTGGGCACCCTGCGCGCACCGTCGCTGATCGCCGCCCTGCAACGGGAACTGGGCGACCCGGAGGTGCTCGACGGCTTCCGCGCCGGCACCACCGCGATCGGCCCCCGGGTGGTGCTGGCGGTGTTCTCCGGCAACGTCCCCGGCCTGCCCGCCCGGTCGCTGGCGCGGGCGCTGCTGGTGAAGGCCGCGCTGATCGCGAAGATCCCGGCCAAGGAACCGAACTTCACCGCCGCGTTCCTGCGCACGCTGCACGAGGTGCAGCCGCTGCTGGCCGACGCCGTGGTGGCGACCTACTGGGGGCGGGCCGACGACGCCACGATGTCCGCCGCGCTGGAGCAGGCCGACGCCGTCGTCGCCTACGGCAGCGACCAGGCGTGCGCGGCGGTCCGGGCGAAGGTCGCGCCGCACCAGATCTACGAGGAGCACGGCCACAAGCTGTCGTTCGGCGTGATCGGCGACGAGTACTTCCGGCTGCACGGTCCGGTGGAGGTGGCCCGCCGGATCGCCGCCGACTGCAGCGACCTCGACCAGCACGCCTGCCTGTCCCCGCAGGTCTACCTGGTGGCCGCGCCGCACGCCCGTGCGGTGGCCGAGCACGTGGCGCACGCGATGCGCCGCACCGCCGCGGACTGTCCACCCGGGACGGTGGCCGACCACGACGCGACCGTGCTGCAACACCGCAGGCTGGTCGCCGAGTGGCGGGCGGCGAGCACGCCCACCGGCGAGGTGTGGGCCGCCGACGGTCTGGAGTGGACCGTCGTGCTGGACGACGAGCTGCTCCCGCTCAGCGGCGCGGGCAACCGGGTGGCGCGGATCGTCGCGGTGCCCGACGTGGCCGCCGCGGTGGACGTCATGCGGCCTTACGCCCGTTACCTGCAAAACGTCGGATTGGGTGCGGTGGGCGAGGAGTTCCGGCGTGCCGCCGAAGAACTCGCCCGGCTCGGGGCCAGCCGCCTGGCCGAACCGGGCACGATGAGCCGAGCCGGCATGGAATGGCGGCACGACGGCCAGCCGCGCATCGCGGGCCTGCTGCGCTGGTGCGACGTGGAGCACGGCAACTGGTCCACCGCGGTGCCGGCGGGGGTCGTACCCTGA
- a CDS encoding methyltransferase: MSTLGTGARFGLGEQDVRRIADTVEFVRATPTGDALDAVLPGTDLARHLDFVHSALLVTAPSADDVVAGLVELGVTPREPTPSVVVRDRLARRLGRADLDVRIVRGEVGTGSRELELFVLCGDFPAVPGGEDESHLAFRALSDDDVVLRGVYESLVDAGLVADGGGYNKHEDVTVLYFRGERRMELTVPGQRESLLLRHVGRPDQAKRDMLHLMSGAWRTRSLAVAAELGVADLMADGARTTAELAAGTGSVPDNLHRVLRYLAALGVFGVDGDSWTLTPLGELLRSDVDGSQRDLARLYGGMFYRSFGALEHTVRTGESAFTHVFGADPFDHFAANPADARLFESAMASATAFLKIVPAALDLPAEGLVVDVAGGDGHLLGFVLQAVPGLHGVLFDRPHVMESARAVLTGYGCAERVGFASGDFFADPVPSGGAVYLLSRILHDWDDERCAVILANVRAAAEPGTPLVIIERPIPESHLEMLPLAWDVHMMVNNVHGRERTLGEYRELLCANGFELVESRPLPLDMAVLVARAI, from the coding sequence ATGTCCACATTGGGCACTGGTGCGCGCTTCGGGCTGGGAGAGCAGGACGTCCGCCGCATCGCGGACACCGTGGAGTTCGTCCGCGCGACACCGACCGGTGACGCGCTCGACGCCGTGCTGCCGGGGACGGACCTGGCTCGCCACCTCGACTTCGTGCACAGCGCTTTACTCGTCACCGCGCCGTCGGCCGACGACGTCGTGGCGGGTCTGGTGGAGCTGGGCGTGACGCCGCGCGAGCCGACGCCGAGCGTCGTGGTGCGCGACCGGTTGGCGCGCCGGCTGGGCCGTGCCGACCTGGACGTGCGGATCGTGCGCGGCGAGGTCGGGACCGGGTCGCGGGAGCTGGAGCTGTTCGTGCTGTGCGGCGACTTCCCGGCGGTGCCGGGCGGCGAGGACGAGTCGCACCTGGCGTTCCGCGCGCTCAGCGACGACGACGTGGTGCTGCGCGGGGTGTACGAGTCGCTGGTCGACGCGGGGCTGGTCGCGGACGGCGGCGGGTACAACAAGCACGAGGACGTGACCGTCCTGTACTTCCGCGGCGAGCGGCGGATGGAGCTGACCGTGCCGGGGCAGCGGGAGTCGTTGCTGCTGCGCCACGTCGGCCGGCCCGACCAGGCCAAGCGGGACATGCTGCACCTGATGAGCGGCGCGTGGCGGACCCGGTCGCTGGCCGTCGCGGCGGAGTTGGGCGTGGCCGACCTGATGGCCGACGGCGCGCGCACGACCGCCGAACTCGCCGCCGGGACGGGGTCGGTGCCCGACAACCTGCACCGGGTGCTGCGGTACCTGGCCGCGCTGGGCGTCTTCGGCGTCGACGGCGACTCGTGGACGCTGACCCCGTTGGGCGAGCTGTTGCGCAGCGACGTCGACGGGTCGCAGCGCGACCTGGCGCGGCTGTACGGCGGGATGTTCTACCGGTCGTTCGGCGCGCTGGAGCACACCGTGCGGACGGGGGAGTCGGCGTTCACGCACGTGTTCGGCGCGGACCCGTTCGACCACTTCGCGGCGAACCCGGCGGACGCCCGGCTGTTCGAGAGCGCGATGGCCTCCGCCACGGCGTTCCTCAAGATCGTCCCGGCGGCGCTGGACCTGCCCGCCGAGGGGCTCGTGGTGGACGTGGCGGGCGGCGACGGCCACCTGCTGGGGTTCGTGCTACAGGCCGTGCCGGGGTTGCACGGGGTGCTGTTCGACCGACCGCACGTGATGGAGTCGGCGCGGGCGGTGCTGACCGGCTACGGGTGCGCAGAGCGGGTCGGGTTCGCGTCGGGGGACTTCTTCGCCGACCCGGTGCCGTCGGGCGGGGCGGTGTACCTGCTGTCCCGGATCCTGCACGACTGGGACGACGAGAGGTGCGCGGTGATCCTGGCCAATGTCCGAGCGGCCGCCGAGCCGGGCACGCCGCTGGTGATCATCGAGCGCCCAATCCCGGAATCGCACCTGGAGATGCTGCCGCTGGCGTGGGACGTGCACATGATGGTGAACAACGTCCACGGCCGTGAGCGCACCCTGGGGGAGTACCGGGAACTGTTGTGCGCCAACGGTTTTGAGCTGGTCGAGAGTCGGCCGCTGCCGTTGGACATGGCGGTGCTGGTGGCGCGGGCGATCTGA
- a CDS encoding sugar efflux transporter, producing MAAVTETVVPSGPRSFLPLLAVSLLTGVGYALAGPFLSLFLIKELGAGPFAVGAFLLAMPLAAVAVSTVLGRWSDGRAVRRDLIVSASLAGAAAFGLFAVLRNYWLLLVVALSLSAVASCLMPQTFAYARQSLERSGSGRGAFAISAVRTMVSVSWVAGPPVAALLIDASGFTGLFVVAAGVYLVAAVVTALTLPELGVGGAESTPAAGSGLRREVVLSAVAFVLLQGATSVGVYALPLYLTDVLGGSTSDAGLVLGLCAALEIPFMLGFGALAMRVDYRRLVLAGGALALAYYGVMVVTTATWQVAAAQVLHAVVISAVMGVGISYFQDLVPDRPGYATTMFTNTAKVSAMLAGPLLALSQVLGYRSAYAIGLGLSVVGLGLLLVARPRSG from the coding sequence GTGGCCGCTGTGACTGAAACCGTCGTCCCGTCCGGTCCCCGTTCGTTCCTGCCGTTGTTGGCGGTGAGCCTGCTGACCGGGGTCGGGTACGCGCTGGCGGGTCCGTTCCTGTCGTTGTTCCTGATCAAGGAGTTGGGGGCGGGTCCGTTCGCGGTGGGCGCGTTCCTGTTGGCGATGCCGTTGGCGGCGGTGGCGGTGAGCACGGTGCTCGGCCGGTGGTCGGACGGCCGGGCGGTGCGGCGCGACTTGATCGTGTCGGCGTCGCTGGCGGGCGCGGCGGCGTTCGGGCTGTTCGCGGTGCTGCGGAACTACTGGCTGTTGCTGGTGGTGGCGTTGTCGTTGTCGGCGGTGGCGTCGTGCCTGATGCCGCAGACGTTCGCCTACGCGCGGCAGTCGTTGGAGCGGTCGGGTTCGGGGCGCGGGGCGTTCGCGATCAGCGCGGTGCGGACGATGGTGTCGGTGTCGTGGGTGGCGGGTCCGCCGGTGGCGGCGCTGCTGATCGACGCGAGCGGGTTCACCGGGCTGTTCGTGGTGGCGGCGGGGGTGTACCTGGTCGCGGCGGTGGTGACGGCGTTGACGTTGCCGGAGCTGGGGGTCGGCGGGGCGGAGTCGACGCCGGCGGCGGGGTCGGGGCTGCGGCGGGAGGTGGTGCTCTCGGCGGTGGCGTTCGTGCTGTTGCAGGGTGCGACGTCGGTGGGGGTGTACGCGCTGCCGCTGTACCTGACCGACGTGCTGGGCGGGTCGACGTCGGACGCGGGGCTGGTGCTGGGGTTGTGCGCGGCGTTGGAGATCCCGTTCATGCTGGGGTTCGGTGCGCTGGCGATGCGGGTCGACTACCGGCGGCTGGTGTTGGCCGGTGGCGCGTTGGCGTTGGCGTACTACGGGGTGATGGTGGTGACGACGGCGACGTGGCAGGTGGCGGCGGCGCAGGTGTTGCACGCCGTGGTGATCTCGGCGGTGATGGGCGTGGGGATCTCGTACTTCCAGGACCTCGTGCCGGATCGGCCGGGGTACGCGACGACGATGTTCACCAACACGGCGAAGGTCAGTGCGATGCTGGCGGGCCCGTTGTTGGCGTTGTCGCAGGTGCTGGGGTATCGCAGCGCGTACGCGATCGGGTTGGGCCTGTCGGTGGTGGGGCTGGGGTTGTTGCTGGTGGCCCGGCCGCGGTCGGGGTGA
- a CDS encoding maleylpyruvate isomerase N-terminal domain-containing protein gives MDLFADSWAALLTAVAETPDEDFGAPSGCAGWLVRDLVCHLVIDAQDVLITLATPVDAEPTVDAVTYWNLVAPPTGDDPLDALIPRLAAAYGDPALLKFHLDDVGSAAGRAAALADPVVRVGTRDEVLTVADYLSAYVLEWTLHHLDLVAHRPSAAGPSERALAAARSALERIAGVTFPASLPDRDVLLVGTGRRGPTDAEVAALGGIAERLPFVVG, from the coding sequence GTGGATCTTTTCGCGGACTCGTGGGCGGCGTTGCTGACGGCGGTGGCCGAGACCCCGGACGAGGACTTCGGCGCGCCGTCGGGCTGCGCCGGGTGGCTGGTGCGGGACCTGGTGTGCCACCTGGTGATCGACGCGCAGGACGTGCTGATCACGCTGGCCACGCCGGTCGACGCGGAGCCGACCGTGGACGCGGTGACGTACTGGAACCTGGTCGCGCCGCCGACCGGCGACGATCCGTTGGACGCGTTGATCCCCCGGCTGGCGGCGGCCTACGGCGACCCGGCGTTGCTCAAGTTCCACTTGGACGACGTGGGGTCGGCGGCCGGGCGCGCGGCGGCGCTCGCGGATCCGGTCGTCCGGGTCGGCACGCGGGACGAGGTGCTGACGGTGGCCGACTACCTGTCGGCGTACGTGCTGGAGTGGACGTTGCACCACCTGGACCTGGTCGCGCACCGTCCGTCGGCGGCGGGCCCGTCGGAGCGGGCGCTCGCCGCGGCCCGGTCGGCGCTGGAGCGGATCGCCGGTGTCACGTTCCCGGCGTCGTTGCCCGACCGGGACGTCCTGCTGGTCGGCACCGGCCGTCGCGGGCCGACGGACGCGGAGGTGGCGGCGTTGGGCGGGATCGCCGAGCGGCTGCCGTTCGTGGTGGGCTGA
- a CDS encoding ECF transporter S component, with amino-acid sequence MTAPVRLRPRATLALAASGIIGVAAFGWPLLVDPAAGIAHGTDAPWTFALLLPLVLAVVLAEISEGGMDAKAIAMLGVLSALGAAIRPLGAGTAGIETVFFLLVLGGRVFGPGFGFVLGNTMLFASALLTGGIGPWLPYQMLAAAWVALGAGLLPRLTGRAELALLAGYAALASLLYGLLLNLSFWPFALSAGSTGLSFQPGGALLDNLVRLVAFSLATSLGWDIGRAVTTTVLVLVTGPVLLRTLRRAARKAAFQTALTKGGQDQSVTTDR; translated from the coding sequence ATGACCGCCCCCGTCCGGCTGCGCCCCCGCGCCACCCTCGCCCTGGCCGCGTCCGGGATCATCGGCGTCGCCGCGTTCGGCTGGCCGCTGCTGGTCGACCCCGCCGCCGGCATCGCCCACGGCACCGACGCCCCCTGGACCTTCGCGCTGCTGCTCCCGCTGGTGCTGGCCGTCGTGCTGGCCGAGATCAGCGAAGGCGGCATGGACGCCAAGGCCATCGCCATGCTCGGCGTGCTCTCCGCGCTCGGCGCGGCGATCCGGCCGCTCGGCGCGGGCACCGCCGGCATCGAGACCGTGTTCTTCCTGCTCGTCCTCGGCGGCCGGGTGTTCGGTCCGGGCTTCGGGTTCGTCCTGGGCAACACGATGCTGTTCGCCTCCGCGCTGCTGACCGGCGGCATCGGACCGTGGCTGCCCTACCAGATGCTCGCCGCCGCCTGGGTCGCCCTCGGCGCGGGCCTGCTCCCCCGGCTGACCGGCCGCGCCGAACTCGCCCTGCTCGCCGGCTACGCCGCCCTAGCGTCCCTGCTCTACGGTCTGCTGCTGAACCTGTCGTTCTGGCCGTTCGCGCTCTCCGCCGGCAGCACCGGCCTGTCGTTCCAGCCCGGCGGCGCCCTCCTCGACAACCTCGTGCGGCTCGTCGCGTTCAGCCTCGCCACCTCGCTGGGCTGGGACATCGGCCGCGCCGTCACCACCACCGTCCTGGTCCTGGTCACCGGCCCCGTCCTGCTGCGCACCCTGCGCCGCGCCGCCCGCAAAGCCGCCTTCCAGACCGCCTTGACGAAGGGTGGTCAAGATCAGTCTGTGACGACCGACCGGTGA
- a CDS encoding ABC transporter ATP-binding protein: MIRFENVTVTYPDAPAPTLSGVDLHVPEGEFCLVVGRTGAGKSTLLRAVNGLVPHFTGGTLTGRVLVDGRDTATHPPRELADVVGLVTQDPQAGFVTDSVEDELAYSMESLGLPNPVMRKRVEETLDLLGLADLRDRPLTTLSGGQQQRVAVGAALTAHPRVLVLDEPTSALDPGAAEDVLAALHRLVHDLGMTVLVAEHRLERVAQYADRVVWLPGDRPPVAGDPGTVLADAPVAPPVVRLARLAGWHPVPVSIRDARRLAAPLRDRLGDPDPMPAPVPTPAPAANPGPDLLHSHDLRVRYGGVDALRGVTLRVGAGERVAVMGRNGSGKSSLLWALQGTGKRSGGTVTIDGTDPARLKPAPRRQAVGLVPQQPADLLYLHTVSAECDQADRESGRPAGTCRDLLDRLAPAIPGDRHPRDLSEGQRLALVLAVALTPRPRAVLLDEPTRGLDYPAKTRLADALRSLADDGHAIVLATHDVEFVAEYATRVVVLADGETVADGPTRDVVTASPTFSPQVAKILGRWLTVADVATALAGR; the protein is encoded by the coding sequence ATGATCCGGTTCGAGAACGTCACCGTCACCTACCCCGACGCGCCCGCGCCCACCCTGTCCGGGGTGGACCTGCACGTCCCGGAAGGCGAGTTCTGCCTGGTCGTCGGCCGCACCGGAGCGGGCAAGTCGACCCTGCTGCGGGCGGTCAACGGCCTGGTCCCGCACTTCACCGGCGGCACCCTCACCGGCCGCGTCCTGGTCGACGGCCGCGACACGGCCACCCACCCGCCGCGCGAGCTCGCCGACGTCGTCGGCCTGGTCACCCAGGACCCGCAGGCCGGGTTCGTCACCGACTCCGTCGAGGACGAACTCGCCTACTCGATGGAATCGCTCGGCCTGCCCAACCCGGTGATGCGCAAGCGCGTCGAGGAGACCCTCGACCTGCTCGGCCTCGCCGACCTGCGCGACCGGCCCCTGACCACGCTCTCCGGCGGCCAGCAGCAGCGCGTCGCCGTCGGCGCGGCCCTCACCGCCCACCCCCGCGTGCTGGTCCTCGACGAACCCACCTCCGCGCTGGACCCCGGCGCGGCCGAGGACGTGCTCGCCGCCCTGCACCGCCTCGTCCACGACCTCGGCATGACCGTCCTGGTCGCCGAACACCGCCTGGAACGCGTCGCCCAGTACGCCGACCGGGTCGTCTGGCTGCCCGGCGACCGGCCGCCCGTCGCTGGCGACCCCGGCACCGTCCTGGCCGACGCCCCGGTCGCCCCGCCGGTCGTCCGGCTGGCCCGACTCGCCGGCTGGCACCCCGTCCCGGTCTCCATCCGCGACGCCCGCCGCCTCGCCGCACCCCTGCGCGACCGGCTCGGCGACCCCGACCCGATGCCCGCTCCAGTGCCAACCCCCGCGCCCGCCGCCAACCCCGGCCCGGACCTCCTGCACTCCCACGACCTGCGCGTCCGCTACGGCGGCGTCGACGCCCTGCGCGGCGTCACCCTCCGCGTCGGCGCGGGCGAACGCGTCGCCGTCATGGGCCGCAACGGCAGCGGCAAGTCCAGCCTGCTGTGGGCGCTGCAAGGCACCGGCAAGCGCTCCGGCGGCACCGTCACCATCGACGGCACCGACCCCGCCCGCCTCAAACCCGCACCCCGCAGGCAAGCCGTCGGGCTGGTCCCCCAACAGCCCGCCGACCTGCTCTACCTGCACACCGTCAGCGCCGAGTGCGACCAGGCCGACCGCGAGTCCGGCCGCCCCGCCGGCACCTGCCGCGACCTGCTCGACCGGCTCGCACCCGCCATCCCCGGCGACCGGCACCCCCGCGACCTGTCCGAGGGCCAACGCCTCGCGCTCGTTCTCGCCGTCGCGCTGACCCCGCGCCCCCGCGCCGTGCTGCTCGACGAACCCACCCGCGGCCTCGACTACCCCGCCAAGACCCGCCTCGCCGACGCCCTGCGCTCCCTCGCCGACGACGGCCACGCCATCGTGCTGGCCACCCACGACGTGGAGTTCGTCGCCGAGTACGCCACCCGCGTCGTCGTGCTGGCCGACGGCGAGACCGTCGCCGACGGCCCGACCCGCGACGTCGTCACCGCCTCCCCCACCTTCTCCCCGCAGGTCGCCAAGATCCTCGGCCGGTGGCTCACCGTCGCCGACGTCGCCACCGCCCTGGCCGGCCGATGA
- a CDS encoding CbiQ family ECF transporter T component has translation MSGTRGRALHPGAWWLWAVALAVVAGRTTNPLLLGLVIAVAGLVAVTCRDDTPWADSYGVFLKFGLVVIAVRVLFHVVLGGVGGPTTLLTLPEVPLPGWASGIRLGGPVTAEGLVFALCQGLQLATLLCCVGAANALANAKRLLRSLPAALYEVSVAVVVAMTVAPQLVASARSVRRARTLRGDAPRGVRAVKVLMAPVLEDAFERSLVLAAAMDSRGYGRNAGLPASARILTGALVLGGLAGLCVGAYGLLDSTAPALVGAPVLALGAALAVAGLWTGSRRVRRSRYRPDTWGPRELLVVAAGAAAALATLLAPAHLGGDALTPATVPLTAPALPPLPALGLLCALAPVLIAQRKKP, from the coding sequence GTGAGCGGGACCCGCGGCCGCGCGCTGCACCCCGGCGCGTGGTGGCTGTGGGCGGTGGCGCTCGCCGTCGTCGCCGGCCGCACCACCAACCCGCTGCTGCTCGGCCTGGTGATCGCCGTCGCCGGCCTGGTCGCCGTCACCTGCCGCGACGACACGCCGTGGGCGGACTCCTACGGCGTGTTCCTCAAGTTCGGGCTCGTCGTGATCGCCGTCCGGGTGCTGTTCCACGTCGTGCTCGGCGGCGTCGGCGGACCCACCACCCTGCTCACCCTGCCCGAGGTGCCGCTGCCCGGCTGGGCGAGCGGCATCCGGCTCGGCGGCCCGGTCACCGCCGAAGGGCTGGTGTTCGCGCTGTGCCAGGGCCTCCAGCTGGCCACCCTGCTGTGCTGCGTCGGCGCGGCCAACGCCCTGGCCAACGCCAAACGCCTGCTCCGCTCGCTGCCCGCCGCGCTCTACGAGGTCAGCGTCGCCGTCGTGGTCGCGATGACCGTCGCCCCGCAACTGGTGGCCTCCGCCCGCTCGGTGCGGCGGGCCCGCACCCTGCGCGGCGACGCCCCGCGCGGCGTGCGCGCGGTCAAGGTCCTGATGGCCCCGGTGCTGGAGGACGCCTTCGAACGGTCCCTGGTGCTGGCCGCCGCCATGGACTCGCGCGGCTACGGCCGCAACGCCGGCCTGCCCGCGTCCGCCCGGATCCTCACCGGCGCGCTCGTCCTGGGCGGCCTGGCCGGGCTGTGCGTCGGCGCCTACGGCCTGCTCGACAGCACCGCGCCCGCCCTGGTCGGCGCGCCCGTGCTGGCCCTGGGCGCGGCCCTCGCCGTGGCCGGCCTGTGGACCGGGTCCCGGCGGGTCCGGCGCAGCCGCTACCGGCCCGACACGTGGGGACCGCGCGAACTGCTCGTCGTCGCCGCCGGAGCGGCCGCCGCCCTGGCCACCCTGCTCGCCCCGGCGCACCTCGGCGGCGACGCGCTGACCCCGGCCACCGTGCCGCTGACGGCACCGGCCCTCCCGCCGCTGCCCGCGCTCGGCCTGCTCTGCGCGCTCGCGCCCGTGCTGATCGCCCAACGGAAGAAACCATGA